The following coding sequences are from one Natrarchaeobaculum sulfurireducens window:
- a CDS encoding amidohydrolase family protein, which translates to MELTGTILRGREFEPVEGRVVIDDDGRIEAIEDAPVYSSDIILPAFVNAHTHIGDSIAKEAGGGLSLEELVAPPDGLKHRLLRAASREELVAGMRRSLEYMERSGTAACLDFREGDVDGVRMLREAAEGFEVDALAFARGSADAMRDGDGFGASGANDADFGRERRATREAGKPFGIHAGEVDESDINPALDLDPDFLVHVVHPQPVHLERIADSEVPIVVCPRSNLVTGVGLSPYEELAERTTLALGTDNVMLNSPSMFREMAILSKLSDLPADEILRMATVNGADLADLEYGLLEPGREARLLVLDGDSDNLAGARDPVRAVVRRASVDDVRDVVFAGPA; encoded by the coding sequence ATGGAACTGACGGGAACGATTCTACGGGGACGGGAGTTCGAGCCCGTCGAGGGACGAGTCGTGATCGACGACGACGGTCGAATCGAGGCGATCGAGGACGCGCCGGTGTACAGTTCGGACATTATCCTGCCAGCGTTCGTGAACGCGCACACGCACATCGGTGACTCGATCGCCAAAGAAGCCGGCGGCGGACTCTCGCTCGAGGAGCTGGTCGCGCCGCCGGACGGGCTGAAACACCGGCTTCTCCGGGCCGCTTCGCGCGAGGAACTCGTCGCTGGGATGCGTCGGTCGCTCGAGTATATGGAACGGAGCGGGACGGCGGCCTGTCTCGACTTTCGCGAGGGCGACGTCGACGGCGTCCGGATGCTCCGGGAAGCCGCCGAGGGTTTCGAGGTCGACGCGCTTGCGTTCGCCCGCGGCTCGGCCGACGCGATGCGAGACGGGGACGGCTTCGGAGCGAGCGGCGCGAACGACGCGGATTTCGGCCGCGAGCGGCGGGCGACTCGAGAGGCGGGAAAGCCGTTCGGCATCCACGCCGGCGAGGTCGACGAGAGCGATATCAACCCCGCGCTCGATCTCGATCCGGACTTTCTGGTTCACGTGGTCCACCCGCAGCCAGTTCATCTCGAGCGAATCGCCGACAGCGAGGTCCCCATCGTGGTCTGCCCACGGTCGAACCTCGTCACCGGCGTCGGACTCTCTCCGTACGAGGAACTCGCCGAACGGACGACGCTCGCGCTCGGGACGGACAACGTGATGCTCAACTCGCCATCGATGTTCCGGGAGATGGCAATTCTCTCGAAGCTCTCCGACCTCCCGGCCGACGAAATTCTCCGAATGGCGACCGTCAACGGGGCCGACCTCGCCGACCTCGAGTACGGGCTGCTCGAACCCGGCCGTGAGGCGCGGCTCCTGGTTCTGGATGGTGACTCAGACAATCTCGCGGGTGCTCGAGACCCCGTCAGGGCAGTCGTTCGACGGGCGAGCGTCGACGACGTTCGCGACGTCGTCTTCGCTGGGCCTGCGTAG
- the hisH gene encoding imidazole glycerol phosphate synthase subunit HisH translates to MSTVPESPEEALASVVVVDYGLGNLRSVTRGLERAGAAVEITDDPDAFAAADGVVLPGVGAFREGVENADPIREDLLAVAERGQPLFGICLGMQMLLTSSEEGTTDGESAVEGLDLIPGTNVRFAEGQKVPHMGWNELSLEREHPLVDGVDGEYAYFVHSYYAVPDDEGAAVATTDYGREFPSIVANEDGTVFGTQFHPEKSGETGLQILRNFVEICADD, encoded by the coding sequence ATGAGCACGGTACCCGAATCCCCCGAGGAAGCGCTCGCCTCCGTCGTCGTCGTCGACTACGGACTGGGGAATCTCAGAAGCGTCACCCGCGGCCTAGAGCGGGCGGGCGCGGCCGTCGAGATCACCGACGACCCGGATGCCTTCGCCGCGGCCGACGGCGTCGTCCTCCCTGGCGTCGGCGCGTTCCGCGAAGGCGTCGAGAACGCCGACCCGATCCGCGAGGACCTCCTGGCCGTCGCCGAACGGGGCCAGCCCCTGTTCGGAATCTGTCTCGGGATGCAGATGTTACTCACCTCGAGTGAGGAAGGAACCACCGACGGCGAGTCCGCCGTGGAGGGACTCGACCTGATCCCCGGAACGAACGTCCGCTTTGCGGAGGGCCAGAAGGTCCCCCACATGGGCTGGAACGAACTCTCACTCGAGCGCGAGCATCCGCTCGTCGACGGCGTCGATGGGGAGTACGCCTACTTCGTTCACTCCTACTACGCGGTCCCCGACGACGAGGGCGCCGCGGTCGCGACGACCGACTACGGCCGTGAGTTCCCATCGATCGTGGCCAACGAGGACGGCACCGTCTTCGGAACCCAGTTCCACCCCGAAAAGAGCGGCGAGACGGGGCTGCAGATCCTGCGGAACTTCGTCGAAATCTGCGCCGACGACTGA
- a CDS encoding methyl-accepting chemotaxis protein, giving the protein MSRSGPASAGETADGTEPSAAAIDDDVLTTAQGAVGVVHETSSAVDDELQSINELAAAQVDSMVAVADDVSDLSATIEEVASSASEMADRSEHAAEAVEAGTEASTDAAAAMDDVATVVDAIADDVGRLVESVERIDEIVDVIASIADETNLLALNASIQAAQAGQDGAGFGVVAGEIKSLANQSQDRTGEVETVVDEITAATRTLSERLESAVEIAETGARRAGDAESELETVSAAVADVAAGLDDVSTATGEGARASERVAQRCEETADSAERIDDALDAIESKRYRQTDMIGEVDRALEVATEPRRNRLAGGSRIPAGVDALDAIGGVPEGCRGVVEVDGEAPDRDADRTVASLVATAVANDYAVSLSPTASLDRHTLERAFREHGLDLDRAFDRDRLFVIDLFDSWGGGTNVFDVDGQGLGTVNERIDSRRDRRLLVIGNIAGELHAFGEQATRETTYDNDGGVLEVTDTVVNVVDEDAVPSTLARFYAGAADQVVRVEAGPDLTVPRTP; this is encoded by the coding sequence ATGTCACGATCAGGACCGGCGTCCGCAGGGGAGACGGCAGACGGGACCGAGCCGTCGGCCGCGGCGATCGACGACGACGTCCTCACGACCGCACAGGGGGCCGTCGGGGTCGTCCACGAGACCTCGTCGGCCGTCGACGACGAACTTCAGTCGATCAACGAACTCGCTGCCGCGCAGGTCGACAGTATGGTCGCGGTCGCCGACGACGTCTCCGACCTCAGCGCGACGATCGAGGAGGTCGCCTCGAGCGCCTCGGAGATGGCCGACCGAAGCGAGCACGCGGCCGAGGCGGTCGAGGCGGGGACCGAAGCGTCGACGGACGCTGCAGCGGCGATGGACGACGTCGCGACAGTCGTCGACGCCATCGCCGATGACGTTGGACGACTCGTCGAGAGCGTCGAACGGATCGACGAGATCGTCGACGTGATCGCCTCGATCGCGGACGAAACCAATCTCCTCGCGCTCAACGCGTCGATCCAGGCCGCCCAGGCTGGCCAGGACGGCGCTGGATTCGGGGTCGTCGCGGGCGAGATCAAGTCGCTCGCGAACCAGTCTCAGGACCGAACCGGCGAGGTCGAGACCGTCGTCGACGAGATCACGGCCGCGACCCGAACGCTCTCCGAGCGTCTCGAGTCGGCCGTCGAGATCGCCGAAACCGGCGCCCGACGAGCCGGGGACGCCGAAAGCGAACTCGAGACTGTCTCCGCGGCGGTGGCCGACGTGGCGGCCGGACTCGACGATGTCTCGACCGCGACGGGTGAAGGCGCACGAGCGAGCGAACGCGTCGCCCAGCGCTGTGAGGAGACCGCCGACTCCGCAGAACGGATCGACGACGCACTCGACGCCATCGAGTCGAAACGCTACCGGCAGACCGACATGATCGGCGAGGTCGACCGCGCACTCGAGGTCGCGACCGAACCGCGCCGGAACCGACTCGCTGGGGGGTCCCGTATCCCGGCCGGGGTCGACGCCCTCGACGCGATCGGCGGCGTCCCGGAGGGCTGTCGTGGCGTCGTCGAAGTCGACGGCGAGGCTCCCGACCGGGACGCCGATCGGACCGTAGCCTCGCTCGTCGCGACGGCCGTCGCGAACGACTACGCCGTCTCGCTCTCTCCGACCGCATCGCTCGACCGACATACGCTCGAGCGGGCCTTCCGCGAGCACGGCCTGGATCTCGACCGGGCGTTCGATCGTGATCGGCTGTTCGTCATCGATCTCTTCGACAGCTGGGGCGGCGGGACCAACGTGTTCGACGTCGACGGGCAGGGGCTGGGGACGGTCAACGAGCGGATCGACAGCCGCCGGGACCGGCGATTGCTCGTGATCGGCAACATCGCCGGCGAACTCCACGCATTCGGCGAGCAAGCCACCCGAGAGACGACCTACGACAACGACGGCGGCGTCCTCGAGGTTACGGATACGGTCGTCAACGTCGTCGACGAGGACGCCGTTCCGTCGACGCTCGCGCGCTTTTACGCTGGCGCAGCCGACCAGGTGGTCCGCGTCGAGGCTGGCCCGGACCTGACGGTCCCGCGGACGCCCTAA
- a CDS encoding twin-arginine translocation signal domain-containing protein produces MVPWTRRRAIQACAATVAAAAAGCTDADDAGLPDADESDGIDDVLTDVEVETLRFDASDDEVIEETETDERRSRLPYVVEREHLEAIEFRDDPIDDVDDPLAFLRAIDYEEATGVIVERELEACYEASVQYVEPRSSGEGVRIQFCQGKRDPDVECALDDRQIQVTMLELPVAYETPPGGFGSGYSGTFDVPPEQLHSEDGDGE; encoded by the coding sequence ATGGTCCCCTGGACGCGCCGTCGTGCTATTCAGGCCTGTGCGGCCACCGTCGCCGCTGCCGCGGCGGGCTGCACCGACGCCGACGACGCTGGCTTGCCCGACGCCGACGAATCCGATGGTATCGACGACGTGCTCACCGACGTCGAAGTCGAAACGCTCCGGTTCGACGCTTCCGACGACGAAGTCATCGAGGAGACGGAAACCGACGAGAGGCGTTCCCGGCTCCCCTACGTCGTCGAGCGCGAGCACCTCGAGGCCATCGAGTTCCGGGACGATCCGATCGACGACGTCGACGATCCGCTCGCCTTCTTGCGCGCGATCGACTACGAGGAAGCGACCGGAGTGATCGTGGAGAGAGAACTCGAGGCGTGTTACGAGGCGTCGGTCCAGTACGTCGAACCGCGCTCGAGCGGCGAGGGCGTCCGCATCCAGTTCTGTCAGGGCAAACGCGACCCCGACGTCGAGTGTGCGCTCGACGACCGCCAGATCCAGGTGACGATGCTCGAACTGCCGGTCGCTTACGAGACGCCACCGGGTGGCTTTGGATCCGGATACAGCGGTACCTTCGACGTGCCGCCGGAACAGCTCCACTCTGAAGACGGTGATGGCGAATGA
- a CDS encoding tRNA (guanine(26)-N(2))-dimethyltransferase, with protein sequence MRVTEGGIELEVPGEQTEGVEESVFYNPRQELNRDLTIATLRAFRDREDRAESYLDAMTASGVRGVRAAADGWDVTCCDLEADAVSLARENLERNGLEARVEHRNVNALAHDEAFDVIDLDPYGTPMPFADAAFARCRDLVCVTATDTAPLCGAHFASGVRSYSAVPQNTDYHAEMGVRILLSALARSAARFDVGVRPLLTHATSHYVRTYLELDRKASAADAAVDELGFLYHCEDCLYREADPGLVADPLEACPHCEGERLLTAGPVWLGSVRDREFVGAVRDAIPDAFDTAKNGRKLCATLEAELDEPTHYDQHKLCKNWGLPANAMADFLADLRAAGFEASPAHYGGTTFKTDATVGEVRDATEENLV encoded by the coding sequence ATGCGCGTCACCGAGGGCGGAATCGAACTCGAGGTCCCCGGCGAACAGACCGAGGGCGTCGAGGAGTCGGTGTTTTACAACCCCCGACAGGAGCTGAACCGGGACCTGACGATCGCTACTCTGCGGGCCTTTCGTGACCGCGAGGACCGCGCCGAGTCGTACCTGGACGCGATGACGGCGAGCGGCGTCCGAGGGGTCCGCGCCGCCGCCGACGGCTGGGACGTGACCTGTTGTGATCTCGAGGCCGACGCCGTCTCCCTGGCTCGCGAGAACCTCGAGCGAAACGGACTCGAGGCCCGCGTCGAACACCGCAATGTCAACGCGCTCGCACACGACGAGGCGTTCGACGTGATCGACCTCGATCCCTACGGCACTCCGATGCCGTTCGCCGACGCGGCGTTCGCCCGATGTCGCGACCTGGTCTGTGTCACCGCGACCGACACCGCGCCGCTGTGTGGTGCCCACTTCGCCAGCGGCGTCCGTTCGTACTCCGCCGTCCCGCAGAACACCGACTACCACGCCGAGATGGGCGTTCGCATCCTGCTTTCGGCGCTCGCCCGGAGCGCCGCCCGGTTCGACGTCGGCGTTAGACCCCTGCTTACCCACGCGACCAGCCACTACGTCCGAACGTACCTCGAGCTCGACCGGAAAGCCAGCGCGGCCGACGCCGCCGTCGACGAACTCGGCTTCCTCTATCACTGCGAGGACTGTCTCTACCGCGAGGCCGATCCCGGACTCGTCGCCGACCCGCTCGAGGCCTGTCCCCACTGCGAGGGCGAGCGACTGCTCACCGCAGGCCCGGTCTGGCTTGGCTCCGTCCGCGATCGTGAGTTCGTCGGTGCCGTCCGTGACGCCATCCCCGATGCGTTCGATACGGCAAAGAACGGCCGGAAGCTGTGTGCGACGCTCGAGGCCGAACTCGACGAGCCGACTCACTACGACCAGCACAAGCTCTGTAAGAACTGGGGACTGCCCGCGAACGCGATGGCCGACTTCCTCGCCGACCTCCGTGCGGCCGGGTTCGAGGCCTCGCCGGCCCACTACGGCGGGACGACGTTCAAGACGGACGCAACCGTCGGCGAGGTTCGCGACGCGACCGAGGAGAACCTCGTCTGA
- a CDS encoding YihY/virulence factor BrkB family protein: MYPRVRTFVVEYRAFLEFATRVVALARTEQLTLLAAAVAFYGFISLVPLVLLAVGIAASIGGDALADQLTAAAGDVLTPAAQELLADTVLDDAGRQSATVAGALGLLWGSSRVLRGIDRAFSRVYGTVASKTLLDTIWDAMIAFLAISFGLAIVGGLEVVIRFLPVIELGFFGPLFVLLGLVVTFLPLYVIFPDDNVGLREALPGTIIAAVGWFALSRTFSIYATFAAENAVYGALGAVFLVLIWLYAGAIVLLSGAVCNAVLANREVDRQLQSPGARQFFPEAMTDDATGADEGDATDRSDADDGRARSADARTRSSARTRDRADDPEALREEIERLRDRVDSFEDSVERRTVQKASLEDELRRYVRRRVRRGHARGWGPYLVLLYGTVLALGAFYFLEGWAAIVAMLVVWTSVLGVYLLMVLFGAGMALLDVPGKLRDAIGDRRS, translated from the coding sequence ATGTATCCCCGCGTACGTACGTTCGTGGTGGAATACAGGGCCTTCCTCGAGTTCGCGACTCGCGTCGTCGCTCTCGCGCGTACCGAACAGCTTACGCTGCTGGCGGCAGCCGTCGCCTTCTACGGGTTCATTTCGCTCGTCCCGCTCGTGTTGCTCGCTGTCGGAATTGCCGCATCGATCGGCGGTGATGCGCTCGCCGACCAGCTCACGGCCGCAGCGGGAGACGTCCTCACGCCAGCCGCCCAGGAACTGCTCGCCGACACCGTCCTCGATGACGCCGGTCGCCAGAGCGCGACCGTCGCCGGCGCACTCGGACTTCTGTGGGGCTCGAGTCGTGTCCTCCGAGGTATCGATCGGGCGTTCTCCAGGGTGTACGGCACCGTTGCCTCGAAAACGCTGCTCGATACCATCTGGGACGCGATGATCGCGTTCCTGGCGATCTCGTTCGGCCTCGCCATCGTCGGCGGACTCGAGGTCGTGATCCGGTTTCTCCCGGTTATCGAACTCGGATTCTTCGGCCCACTGTTCGTCCTGTTGGGTCTGGTGGTCACCTTCCTGCCACTGTACGTGATCTTCCCGGACGACAACGTCGGACTCAGAGAGGCCTTACCCGGAACGATCATCGCCGCTGTCGGCTGGTTTGCGTTGAGTCGAACGTTCTCCATTTATGCGACTTTCGCCGCCGAAAACGCCGTTTACGGGGCGCTCGGTGCCGTATTCCTCGTCCTTATCTGGCTCTATGCCGGCGCGATAGTCCTCCTGTCCGGTGCCGTCTGTAACGCAGTCCTTGCCAACCGTGAAGTGGATCGGCAGCTACAAAGTCCCGGCGCTCGACAGTTCTTCCCAGAAGCGATGACAGACGACGCTACGGGTGCCGACGAGGGGGACGCGACCGACCGCTCCGACGCGGACGACGGCCGGGCGAGGAGTGCGGACGCCCGAACGCGCTCGAGCGCCCGAACCCGGGACCGCGCTGACGATCCGGAAGCGCTCCGCGAGGAGATCGAGCGACTGCGCGACCGCGTCGACTCCTTCGAAGACTCCGTCGAGCGTCGAACCGTCCAGAAAGCGTCCCTCGAAGACGAGTTGAGACGCTACGTCCGCCGGCGAGTCCGTCGTGGCCACGCCCGCGGCTGGGGGCCATACCTCGTCTTGTTATACGGGACGGTGCTTGCTCTCGGCGCGTTTTACTTCCTCGAGGGCTGGGCAGCGATCGTCGCGATGCTCGTCGTCTGGACATCGGTGCTCGGCGTCTACCTCCTTATGGTGCTGTTCGGTGCGGGTATGGCGCTGCTCGACGTCCCGGGGAAACTCCGGGATGCGATCGGCGACCGCCGATCCTGA
- the glnA gene encoding type I glutamate--ammonia ligase, which produces MTSGKLTATEQAVLDEIEENDVDFLRLQFTDILGTVKNVSVPARQAEKAFTEGIYFDGSSIEGFVRIQESDMRLVPDPDTFAILPWRQKEDSAAARLICDVYDTYTGEPFEGDPRRVLKNAIGRAEEMGYHVNAAPEPEFFLFQEDEDGRATTKTNDAGGYFDLAPKDLAQDVRRDIIYGLEDMGFEIEASHHEVARGQHEINFEYDDALSTADNVGTFRTVVRAIAAQHDLHATFMPKPIPKINGSGMHTHISLFTEDGENAFHDDDDEFNLSEEAHAFTAGILEHAPAITAIANPTVNSYKRLVPGYEAPVYVAWSDRNRSALIRKPAARVPAASRVELRSPDPSCNPYLALAVMIHAGLDGIEQGLEAPEPVRENIYEFDEQKREEYGIDTLPANLGEAVDALEEDEAVYEALGEHVAPKFVEAKRQEFEEYLIDVSEWELDRYLETF; this is translated from the coding sequence ATGACAAGCGGAAAGCTCACTGCTACTGAACAGGCAGTACTCGACGAGATCGAAGAAAACGACGTTGACTTCCTTCGGCTGCAGTTTACCGACATCCTCGGCACGGTAAAAAACGTCTCGGTGCCGGCCCGGCAGGCCGAGAAGGCGTTTACCGAAGGCATCTATTTCGACGGCTCTTCGATCGAGGGCTTCGTCCGCATTCAGGAGTCCGATATGCGACTCGTCCCCGACCCGGATACGTTTGCGATTCTCCCGTGGCGCCAGAAAGAAGATAGCGCGGCCGCGCGACTGATCTGTGACGTCTACGATACCTACACCGGCGAGCCGTTCGAGGGAGATCCGCGTCGGGTCCTCAAAAACGCTATCGGGCGTGCCGAAGAGATGGGCTATCACGTCAACGCTGCGCCCGAACCCGAGTTCTTCCTCTTCCAGGAAGACGAAGACGGACGTGCGACGACGAAGACGAACGACGCCGGCGGCTACTTCGACCTCGCGCCCAAAGACCTCGCCCAGGACGTCCGTCGGGACATTATCTACGGACTCGAGGACATGGGCTTCGAGATCGAAGCTAGCCACCACGAGGTCGCTCGGGGCCAACACGAGATTAACTTCGAGTACGACGACGCGCTTTCGACCGCCGACAACGTCGGGACGTTCCGGACGGTCGTCCGTGCGATCGCTGCCCAACACGACCTCCACGCGACGTTCATGCCCAAACCGATCCCGAAGATCAACGGCTCGGGTATGCACACGCACATCTCGCTGTTCACCGAAGACGGTGAAAACGCCTTCCACGACGATGACGACGAGTTCAACCTGAGCGAAGAGGCCCACGCGTTCACCGCTGGCATCCTCGAGCACGCACCGGCGATCACGGCGATCGCGAACCCGACTGTCAACAGCTACAAGCGACTCGTACCGGGCTATGAGGCACCGGTGTACGTCGCCTGGTCCGACCGCAACCGCTCGGCGCTGATCCGCAAGCCAGCCGCCCGCGTCCCGGCGGCCTCCCGCGTCGAGCTTCGTTCGCCCGACCCCTCGTGTAACCCCTACCTCGCACTGGCCGTCATGATCCACGCCGGCCTCGACGGGATCGAGCAGGGCCTCGAGGCACCGGAGCCGGTTCGTGAGAACATCTACGAGTTCGACGAACAGAAACGCGAAGAGTACGGCATCGACACCCTTCCGGCGAACCTCGGTGAGGCCGTCGACGCTCTCGAAGAAGACGAAGCCGTCTACGAGGCACTCGGCGAGCACGTCGCCCCGAAGTTCGTCGAGGCCAAACGCCAGGAGTTCGAGGAGTACCTCATCGACGTCTCCGAGTGGGAACTCGACCGCTACCTCGAGACGTTCTAA
- the lrp gene encoding HTH-type transcriptional regulator Lrp — translation MTYENLDAKLMNALLGDGRASLRSLAEELDVSVTTVSNHLSDLEEEGVIEGYTPRIDYDAVGYDVTGVIQLQVEGSALPDITENLCEHRQMISVYEVTGDYDVIAIGKFKDTDGMNDQIKTLLTDPDIKASNTSVVLNAVTENEQFELEVGEDA, via the coding sequence ATGACGTACGAAAATCTAGATGCAAAACTAATGAACGCACTTCTGGGTGACGGCCGTGCGAGCCTGCGCAGCCTCGCCGAGGAGCTCGACGTCTCCGTGACCACTGTCTCGAACCACCTTTCAGATCTCGAAGAAGAAGGCGTCATCGAAGGCTATACGCCACGGATTGACTACGACGCAGTCGGGTACGATGTCACTGGCGTCATCCAGTTACAGGTCGAAGGGAGCGCACTTCCAGACATCACCGAGAACCTGTGTGAACACCGGCAGATGATCTCCGTCTACGAGGTCACGGGTGACTACGACGTCATCGCGATCGGGAAGTTCAAAGACACCGACGGGATGAACGACCAGATCAAGACGTTGCTCACTGATCCCGATATCAAGGCCTCGAATACCAGCGTCGTCTTGAACGCCGTCACCGAGAACGAACAGTTCGAACTCGAGGTCGGCGAAGACGCCTGA
- the thsB gene encoding thermosome subunit beta, whose protein sequence is MSQRMQQGQPMIVMSEDSQRVKDRDAQDYNIRAARAVAEAVRSTLGPKGMDKMLVDSMGSVTITNDGVTILQEMDIDNPTAEMIIEVAETQEDEAGDGTTTAVAVTGELLKNAEDLLEQDIHPTAIIKGFHLAAEQAREEIDDIAEEIDTDDEDLLRKTAETSMTGKGAEVNKEHLSQLIVDAVRAVTVEDEDGENVVDLEFLNIETQTGRSAGESDLLEGGIVDKDPVHDNMPVEATDADILLLNDPIEVEETDIDTEVSVTDPDQLQQFLDREEKQLREKVDHIVDLGADVVFCQKGIDDLAQHYLAKEGILAVRRAKKSDLEFLSEVVGAAIVSDLESATAEDLGHGDVTRDDEDELFYVEGENAHGVTLLLRGSTDHVVDELERGIQDALDVVAQTVSDGRVLAGGGAIEVELASRLRDYADSVSGREQLAVEAFADSLELVPRVLAENAGLDSIDTLVDLRAAHDEDELRAGLNVFTGDVEDTFDAGVVEPAHAKEQAVSSAAEAANLVLKIDDIISAGDLSTDKGDDEEGGAPGGGMGGMGGGMGGMM, encoded by the coding sequence ATGAGCCAGCGAATGCAACAGGGACAGCCGATGATCGTGATGAGCGAAGACTCCCAGCGTGTCAAGGACCGAGACGCGCAGGATTACAACATCCGCGCCGCTCGAGCGGTCGCGGAGGCCGTTCGCTCGACCCTCGGCCCGAAGGGAATGGACAAGATGCTCGTCGACTCGATGGGATCGGTAACGATCACCAACGACGGCGTTACCATCCTCCAGGAGATGGACATCGACAACCCGACGGCCGAGATGATCATCGAGGTCGCCGAGACCCAGGAAGACGAAGCCGGTGACGGCACCACGACGGCCGTCGCGGTGACGGGTGAACTCCTCAAAAACGCCGAGGACCTTCTCGAGCAGGACATCCACCCGACGGCGATCATCAAGGGCTTCCACCTTGCCGCCGAGCAGGCCCGCGAGGAGATCGACGACATCGCCGAGGAAATCGACACCGACGACGAAGACCTCCTGCGCAAGACCGCGGAGACGTCGATGACCGGCAAAGGCGCTGAAGTCAACAAAGAGCACCTTTCCCAGCTGATCGTCGACGCCGTCCGCGCGGTCACCGTCGAAGACGAAGACGGCGAGAACGTCGTCGACCTCGAATTCCTCAACATCGAGACGCAGACCGGCCGCAGTGCCGGCGAATCGGATCTTCTCGAGGGCGGCATCGTGGACAAAGATCCCGTCCACGACAACATGCCCGTCGAGGCCACGGACGCCGACATCCTGTTGCTCAACGACCCCATCGAGGTCGAAGAGACCGACATCGACACCGAAGTCTCGGTCACCGACCCCGACCAGCTCCAGCAGTTCTTAGACCGTGAAGAGAAGCAACTCCGCGAGAAAGTCGACCACATCGTCGACCTCGGTGCCGACGTCGTCTTCTGTCAGAAAGGCATCGACGACCTCGCCCAGCACTACCTCGCAAAAGAGGGAATCCTCGCCGTCCGCCGTGCCAAGAAGTCCGACCTCGAGTTCCTCTCGGAGGTCGTCGGCGCAGCGATCGTCTCCGACCTCGAGAGTGCAACCGCAGAGGACCTCGGTCACGGCGACGTCACCCGCGACGACGAGGACGAACTGTTCTACGTCGAAGGCGAGAACGCCCACGGCGTCACCCTCCTGTTGCGTGGCTCGACCGACCACGTCGTCGACGAACTCGAGCGCGGGATCCAAGACGCCCTCGACGTCGTCGCCCAGACCGTCTCCGACGGTCGCGTGCTGGCCGGCGGCGGTGCGATCGAGGTCGAACTCGCCTCGCGACTTCGCGATTACGCCGACTCCGTCTCCGGTCGCGAACAGCTGGCCGTCGAGGCGTTCGCCGACTCGCTCGAGCTCGTCCCGCGCGTGCTCGCTGAGAACGCCGGTCTCGACTCGATCGACACGCTCGTCGACCTGCGTGCAGCCCACGACGAGGACGAACTCCGTGCAGGCCTGAACGTCTTCACTGGCGACGTCGAGGACACCTTCGACGCTGGTGTCGTCGAGCCGGCCCACGCCAAAGAGCAGGCCGTCTCCTCGGCTGCTGAAGCCGCAAACCTCGTCCTCAAGATCGACGACATCATCTCCGCCGGCGATCTCTCGACCGACAAGGGCGACGACGAAGAAGGCGGCGCCCCCGGCGGCGGCATGGGCGGCATGGGCGGCGGCATGGGCGGCATGATGTAA
- a CDS encoding SOS response-associated peptidase: MCGRYTLVLEPDDLEERFDARVSEPVAPTYNAAPGQRLPVITNEAPETIQRLEWGLVPSWADDDTGGLINARAETVVEKPSFRAAYERRRCLVPADGFYEWVETDGGKRPYRVAFEDERPFAMAGLWERWEPETTQTGLDAFGGGVEGAGDDGPLETFTVVTTEPNELVGELHHRMAVLLEPEDEHRWLTEDDPRDLLEPYPGDAMRAYPVSTAVNDPSNDDPSLVEPLES; the protein is encoded by the coding sequence ATGTGCGGCCGCTACACTCTCGTCCTCGAGCCCGACGACCTCGAGGAGCGATTCGACGCTCGCGTCTCCGAACCGGTCGCGCCGACGTACAACGCGGCTCCCGGCCAACGACTGCCGGTGATCACGAACGAAGCGCCTGAGACGATTCAGCGACTCGAGTGGGGCCTCGTCCCGTCGTGGGCGGACGACGATACCGGCGGACTCATCAACGCGCGAGCGGAGACGGTGGTCGAGAAACCGAGCTTCCGGGCCGCGTACGAACGGCGACGGTGTCTGGTGCCGGCGGATGGATTCTACGAGTGGGTTGAGACCGACGGTGGAAAACGGCCCTACCGAGTCGCCTTCGAGGACGAGCGACCGTTCGCCATGGCCGGGCTGTGGGAACGCTGGGAACCCGAAACGACCCAGACGGGGCTCGACGCATTCGGCGGCGGCGTCGAAGGCGCTGGAGACGACGGGCCGCTCGAGACGTTCACCGTCGTCACGACCGAGCCGAACGAACTCGTCGGAGAGCTCCACCACCGGATGGCGGTACTTCTCGAGCCCGAAGACGAGCACCGATGGCTCACCGAGGACGATCCACGGGACCTTCTCGAGCCGTATCCGGGCGACGCTATGCGAGCGTACCCGGTGTCGACGGCGGTCAACGACCCCTCGAACGACGATCCGTCGCTGGTCGAACCGCTCGAGTCCTGA